In the genome of Geotrypetes seraphini chromosome 14, aGeoSer1.1, whole genome shotgun sequence, one region contains:
- the RPP25 gene encoding ribonuclease P protein subunit p25 gives MKKRGRGAAAVLKRVLKRRASPVTAPPPPVRCGGDGSGAGGMENFRKVKTCEEESPLPFPGLPAGVVHMKVKEGSKIRNLMAFAMARMRAAGTRHVVFSGCGRAVTKTVTCAEIMKRKLGGLHQVSKVQYRTVQEVWQKEGRAEQLTVPKYVPSICILLSKDALDPGEPGYQPPEPQTEKPPGRERTDKRMKT, from the coding sequence ATGAAGAAGCGTGGGCGGGGGGCGGCGGCGGTTCTGAAGCGGGTCCTAAAGCGCCGAGCGTCACCGGTGacggccccccctccccccgtccgCTGCGGAGGGGATGGAAGCGGTGCCGGCGGGATGGAGAACTTCAGGAAAGTGAAGACGTGCGAGGAGGAGAGCCCCCTGCCCTTCCCCGGGCTGCCCGCCGGCGTGGTGCACATGAAGGTGAAGGAGGGCAGCAAGATCCGCAACCTGATGGCTTTCGCCATGGCGCGGATGCGGGCGGCGGGCACCCGGCACGTCGTCTTCAGCGGCTGCGGCCGGGCGGTCACCAAGACCGTCACGTGCGCCGAGATCATGAAGAGGAAGCTCGGCGGCCTCCACCAGGTGAGCAAGGTGCAGTACCGGACCGTGCAGGAGGTCTGGCAGAAGGAGGGGCGCGCCGAGCAGCTGACCGTGCCCAAGTATGTGCCCTCCATCTGCATCCTGCTCTCCAAAGACGCCTTGGACCCCGGGGAGCCGGGCTACCAGCCCCCCGAGCCGCAGACGGAGAAGCCCCCCGGCCGGGAGAGGACTGACAAGAGGATGAAGACTTAA